From the Purpureocillium takamizusanense chromosome 6, complete sequence genome, one window contains:
- the EST2 gene encoding RNA-directed DNA polymerase (EggNog:ENOG503NVFF~COG:B~COG:L) has translation MMYMFPRQFGLHNVFTSDTNRWETTQRFQDYTLRETEIAGLLEKHPKHPSLQGSPHPKIPKRLRGAPLGLVRKLQVLHHRCSYTELLRHHCPTFLDGRRRSRGDNSQFGAAMHGTLRPSHSADRLACQAGRRAKRRTRNAQPSSQVHLPSSITSFVELASPVPQVSAFCQAALSKLIPSGFWGEGDTMYHNKTTFLRSVDRFIKLRRFESMTLHDIAQGLRVADLDWLQPPGQQGRRQCQSDTNKRLEIFLEFLYYVFDSLLIPLIRTNFYVTESNTHRYQVFYFRHDVWRLVAEPAMAGLKRAMFEELPTAEARQLLDVRKLGFSQIRLLPKGKKMRPIMNLRRKQLSRTSSKILGPSINSVLGPVHTVLKFEKDTNPLKLGSTLFSVSDMYTRLKRFKKLLGCGQRQLYFAKVDVRAAFDTIPQAAVVNLMSTVPLASQYNIMKHAEVLPGERTMAQPDKPATKPMKRWRAVASPSGAFKPFSERVEDDLARAKKHTVFVDTVFRKSWNAQTVLQLLTQHVEQNVVKVGKKFYRQKTGIPQGSVLSSFLCNYFYADLEAQHLGFLDTPDCLVMRLIDDFLVITLDKSKAIRFVEVMHRGLPEYGVGVSREKTLVNFDVTLADGAVARVSDGAGFPYCGTRIDCRTLDITKDRSRDEAAGIVNSLTVEYGRSPGQNFQRKILNAFKIQSHLMFYDTAHNSTATVLQSLHDAFRGTARKMWAYVRCLPRHQQPNAGLIMRTITKVAEVAFLILSSKTRKMRYPQYICEIRKGEVTATAYGAFQEILERKQAGYGEVLEWLRSQKTRDWLRSNSSVGARH, from the exons ATGATGTACATGTTTCCTCGGCAATTCGGGCTTCACAATGTCTTCACCAGCGACACAAATCGGTGGGAGACGACGCAGAGGTTCCAAGATTACACGTTACGAGAAACCGAGATTGCCGGTTTACTGGAGAAGCACCCGAAGCACCCGAGTCTTCAAGGTAGCCCACACCCCAAGATCCCCAAGCGGCTCCGAGGCGCGCCGTTGGGACTTGTGCGGAAACTCCAGGTTCTGCATCACCGCTGTTCGTACACAGAGCTCCTAAGACATCACTGCCCGACGTTTCtggacggccgccgcagatCGAGGGGAGACAACTCACAGTTTGGGGCTGCGATGCACGGCACATTGCGACCTTCACACTCGGCAGATCGTCTCGCATGTCaggctggacggcgagcaaAGCGACGGACGCGCAACGCACAGCCGAGCTCGCAGGTACATTTGCCTTCAAGCATCACTTCGTTCGTAGAATTAGCTTCCCCAGTCCCCCAAGTGTCGGCATTTTGTCAAGCCGCACTTTCCAAGCTCATACCCAGTGGGTTCTGGGGAGAGGGTGATACCATGTATCACAATAAGACGACATTTCTGCGCAGTGTGGATCGCTTCATTAAACTGCGGCGGTTTGAATCCATGACGTTGCACGACATCGCCCAGGGCCTGAGA GTAGCAGATTTGGATTGGCTTCAACCGCCGGGACAACAAGGCCGGAGACAATGCCAAAGCGACACAAACAAACGATTGGAAATTTTCCTCGAATTCCTCTACTACGTGTTCGACTCCCTCCTTATTCCGCTGATTCGGACCAATTTTTACGTGACCGAATCAAACACGCACCGATATCAAGTTTTCTATTTCCGCCATGACGTGTGGAGACTTGTCGCAgagccagccatggcgggcCTCAAGAGAGCCATGTTTGAGGAGTTACCGACAGCCGAAGCGCGGCAACTTCTCGATGTGCGTAAGCTGGGGTTCAGCCAGATCAGGCTGCTGCCAAAGGGAAAGAAAATGCGTCCGATCATGAACCTCCGGCGGAAGCAGCTGAGCAGGACCTCCTCGAAAATTCTCGGCCCCAGCATCAATTCGGTGCTCGGTCCCGTTCACACCGTACTCAAGTTTGAAAAG GACACAAACCCGCTCAAACTTGGCTCAACGCTCTTTTCAGTCAGTGACATGTATACACGACTCAAACGTTTCAAGAAGTTGCTTGGCTGCGGTCAGAGGCAACTGTATTTTGCCAAGGTTGATGTCCGCGCTGCCTTCGACACCATTCCACAGGCTGCCGTCGTTAACCTCATGTCAACGGTCCCACTGGCGTCTCAGTACAACATAATGAAGCATGCAGAGGTCCTCCCAGGCGAGCGCACCATGGCGCAGCCAGACAAGCCTGCAACAAAGCCTATGAAACGTTGGCGAGCCGTCGCAAGCCCTAGTGGCGCCTTCAAGCCTTTCTCAGAACGTGTCGAGGACGATCTTGCGCGAGCCAAGAAGCATACGGTATTTGTGGACACCGTTTTCAGGAAGTCCTGGAATGCTCAGACCGTTTTGCAGCTCCTCACGCAACACGTGGAGCAAAATGTTGTGAAGGTTGGCAAGAAGTTCTACAGACAGAAGACCGGCATACCTCAAGGGTCTGTCCTGTCGTCATTCCTCTGCAACTACTTTTACGCCGACCTGGAAGCTCAGCACTTGGGTTTCCTCGACACTCCAGACTGCCTAGTCATGAGGCTCATTGACGACTTTTTGGTAATAACGCTCGACAAGAGCAAGGCCATCAGATTTGTCGAAGTGATGCATCGAGGACTGCCCGAGTATGGAGTCGGGGTCAGCAGGGAAAAGACGCTGGTCAACTTCGACGTGACGCTTGCCGACGGGGCTGTCGCTCGGGTCAGTGACGGGGCTGGCTTCCCGTATTGCGGCACAAGAATAGACTGCCGGACGCTGGACATCACCAAGGACAGAAGTAGGGACGAAGCAGCTG GTATTGTCAACTCGCTGACAGTCGAGTACGGCCGGTCACCGGGTCAGAACTTCCAGCGCAAGATTCTCA ACGCCTTCAAGATCCAGTCCCACCTCATGTTCTACGACACGGCGCACAACTCCACCGCCACGGTGCTGCAGTCACTGCACGATGCGTTCCGCGGGACCGCCCGCAAGATGTGGGCGTACGTTCGCTGCCTgccgcggcaccagcagcccaACGCCGGCCTGATAATGC GGACCATCaccaaggtcgccgaggtTGCTTTCCTTATTCTCTCGAGCAAGACGCGGAAAATGAGGTACCCGCAGTACATTTGCGAGATCCGCAAGGGCGAGGTCACTGC GACCGCGTATGGGGCATTCCAAGAGATACTAGAGCGGAAGCAAGCTGGCTATGGTGAGGTCCTTGAGTGGCTACGGAGCCAGAAAACAAGAGACTGGCTCAGAAGTAATAGTAGCGTCGGTGCAAGGCATTAA
- a CDS encoding uncharacterized protein (TransMembrane:8 (o30-48i55-75o87-106i245-263o296-319i387-409o415-431i452-470o)~EggNog:ENOG503NZNV~COG:S) — translation MDVRIDDAVRHAYRSAFTQAVAQGRAKPLVMPYSLLGVPVVLVLWLAIPHTRRPWLYQTRWLVVAFVVVFNWRVARELSSTNMACSYAAGLHAAWGIILTMDLLIWKRPQFVAARAVRVLSRRANGDAAAAINPDASSQDGLRRRKAAESASSQDKPQAASKNSEFVWQTFPEDGSLWERIGWAWDLASSFRGSGWNHSISSIPRPQMPPVVSSGEPVNIDSMPVVSDSGYKRHSSEAAFTRDRLVKLALLYLVLDFLSIFMMRDPYFILGPDQPHDLPPHLDRLPRWLLLLYREFFSLAGIVGAIGAMFSLADLVQYWSFKALCPSRSALWFYSTTFGSFDQVLDRGLAGWWGACWHQTFRQQFMGPASYLLQHGYLNKKSETSKAITMFISFALSGFLHASGSMSAIPATKLWRSPAFFLLQGVGVLTQENLARLAKRHVPDPSLAQIRMANVVFTAAWMYATAWLFIDDIASSGLWLVEPVPISPLRWMGLGHPSDHWWRWDRDQLPKWHVGRHWWDTGLAL, via the exons ATGGACGTCCGCATCGATGATGCCGTGCGCCACGCATATCGCTCCGCTTTCACGCAGGCCGTGGCCCAAGGCCGAGCTAAACCGTTGGTGATGCCGTACAGCCTTCTCGGAgtccccgtcgtcctcgtcctgtGGCTGGCGATTCCGCacacgcggcggccatggctctACCAGACAAGGTGGCTCGTCGTGGcattcgtcgtcgtctttaACTGGCGTGTAGCCCGCGAATTGTCCAGCACTAACATGGCCTGCTCGTATGCGGCCGGGTTGCACGCTGCTTGGGGGATCATCTTGACCATGGACCTTCTCATATGGAAACGACCGCAGTTTGTCGCTGCCAGAGCCGTGAGGGTGCTTTCTCGTCGCGCAAAtggggatgccgccgccgccattaACCCGGACGCTTCGAGTCAGGACGGTTTGCGAAGACGCAAAGCCGCAGAGTCGGCATCATCACAGGACAAACCACAAGCGGCATCTAAAAACAGCGAATTTGTGTGGCAGACGTTCCCTGAAGATGGCAGCTTGTGGGAGCGCATTGGCTGGGCTTGGGACTTGGCCTCCAGCTTTCGCGGATCTG GCTGGAACCATTCAATCTCGTCCATCCCTAGACCTCAGATGCCTCCCGTGGTTTCCTCAGGGGAGCCCGTCAACATAGATTCCatgcccgtcgtctcggACAGCGGCTACAAGCGACACAGCTCGGAGGCGGCTTTCACGCGTGACCGACTGGTGAAGCTGGCCCTTTTGTATCTAGTTCTCGACTTTCTTTCCATCTTCATGATGAGAGATCCATACTTCATTCTCGGCCCCGACCAGCCACacgacctgccgccgcatctCGATCGCCTGCCCCGCTGGCTTCTGCTGCTATATAGAGAGTTCTTCTCACTTGCCGGGATCGtgggcgccatcggcgccatgttcagcctcgccgacctggtACAGTACTGGTCCTTCAAGGCGCTTTGCCCATCTCGCTCGGCGTTGTGGTTTTACAGTACTACCTTTGGGTCCTTCGACCAGGTGCTCGATCGCGGATTGGCAGGCTGGTGGGGGGCGTGTTGGCATCAGACGTTTCGCCAGCAGTTTATGGGTCCGGCCTCCTACCTGCTACAGCATGGCTATCTCAACAAGAAGTCGGAGACGTCAAAGGCCATCACTATGTTCATTTCGTTTGCCCTGTCCGGCTTCCTCCACGCCTCTGGCAGCATGTCCGCCATCCCCGCTACCAAGCTCTGGCGCTCGCCTGCCTTCTTCCTGCTCCAAGGCGTGGGCGTGCTCACCCAAGAAAATTTGGCCAGGCTGGCAAAGCGGCATGTTCCGGATCCCTCGCTTGCGCAGATCCGCATGGCAAACGTGGTCTTTACCGCCGCGTGGATGTACGCCACGGCGTGGCTCTTCATCGACGATATTGCTTCGAGTGGGCTGTGGCTGGTGGAGCCTGTGCCGATATCTCCCCTGCGCTGGATGGGGTTGGGGCATCCTTCGGATCACTGGTGGCGATGGGACCGAGACCAGCTGCCCAAATGGCACGTCGGAAGGCATTGGTGGGACACGGGCCTCGCATTGTGA
- a CDS encoding uncharacterized protein (COG:S~EggNog:ENOG503P6N5) has translation MASETIKSPSSSSAPKHRACDECRTRKLACSKEPDGCARCKREGIQCHYSPQKPMGRPRKRRHIEDAESDVVAQPPQAAAVKGDALVTPPQFADFDTPAALSLNSGLDFLGPQATPSDLTFLDLLPTNYGDDDGNGLYGHNPYAQSQAPGQDVLPLNASALHMQCAAGDLFQGISFDEPDPTDTAVSKDISDSLQRFMESQWPSPPEDTPQSCSSDMSSAVDSPDPLPDTPIPPIRAMPSTTCGCLSALYLALESLSHLPPDVTTAMRVARGACKVAQEVIDCRMCSNAFFDDPLKPPPIQAFQNLMCLGALVPSACNAYASILEMVDNETALAKKESRTIYFSFKEVGGLWGNVVNEHSGCSAIQGLNNNHLAPDVWRTTIRAILKLDIYGVGGSQGGPSHAPRRQKGLKDVLAQLDETSRRRHEIMDEIAASGQAPTNARYIMSHMTQPPCPPEQRNCVRILDTARIALENLAIT, from the exons ATGGCATCCGAAACCATCAAGAGCCCTTCATCAAGCAGCGCCCCGAAGCATCGGGCCTGTGACGAGTGCC GCACGCGAAAACTCGCCTGCTCCAAGGAGCCCGATGGCTGTGCCAGGTGCAAACGAGAGGGCATCCAGTGCCACTACTCACCCCAGAAGCCCATGGGACGCCCTCGGAAACGTCGACACATCGAGGATGCGGAGTCGGATGTCGTCGCTCAGCCTCCCCAGGCGGCCGCTGTCAAAGGAGATGCGCTcgtcacgccgccgcagttTGCAGACTTCGATACGCCAGCGGCGCTTTCGCTGAATTCGGGCTTGGACTTCCTAGGCCCCCAAGCTACGCCATCCGACTTGACATTCCTCGACTTATTGCCGACCAACtacggtgacgatgacggcaacGGCCTGTATGGCCACAACCCGTACGCGCAATCGCAAGCCCCCGGCCAGGATGTTCTGCCCCTCAATGCTTCGGCGCTCCACATGCAATGCGCCGCAGGGGACCTGTTTCAGGGCATCAGTTTCGATGAGCCCGACCCCACAGACACGGCAGTGTCCAAGGACATCAGTGATTCCTTGCAGCGCTTCATGGAATCGCAgtggccgtcgcctccagAGGATACACCCCAATCCTGCTCGAGTGACATGTCGAGCGCGGTGGACTCCCCGGACCCCCTTCCCGACACACCGATTCCTCCGATCcgggcgatgccgagcacCACGTGCGGCTGTTTGTCTGCGCTGTACCTGGCGTTGGAGTCGCTCTCACACCTTCCTCCCGACGTCACTACGGCCATGCGTGTGGCCAGAGGCGCGTGCAAAGTAGCGCAGGAAGTCATCGACTGCAGAATGTGCTCCAATGCCTTCTTCGACGACCCTCTGAAGCCGCCACCGATTCAGGCGTTTCAGAACCTCATGTGTCTGGGTGCCCTCGTACCGTCGGCCTGCAACGCCTACGCTTCGATCCTGGAGATGGTGGACAACGAAACTgcgctggccaagaaggagaGCCGGACCATTTACTTTTCATTCAAGGAAGTCGGCGGACTTTGGGGCAATGTCGTCAACGAGCACAGCGGTTGTTCAGCCATTCAAGGCCTGAACAACAACCATCTAGCGCCAGACGTGTGGCGAACGACCATTCGCGCCATCTTGAAGCTGGACATCTACGGCGTGGGCGGATCTCAGGGCGGCCCATCGCACGCGCCAAGACGACAAAAGGGATTGAAGGACGTGCTCGCGCAGCTAGACGAGACGTCAAGGAGGCGACACGAAATCATGGACGAAATCGCCGCGTCCGGGCAGGCGCCGACCAACGCCCGGTACATCATGAGCCACATGACACAACCGCCATGTCCGCCAGAGCAGAGGAACTGCGTCAGGATCCTAGACACGGCGAGGATCGCCCTTGAGAACCTTGCCATTACGTGA
- a CDS encoding uncharacterized protein (EggNog:ENOG503P06T) — MTTATTTTTAMTTALPAPDYHSLLTPLLPALPAAAASTQPATKVLPLLSPILRQRVRLLASSPSSSSSPSSSAEPWLRLLCYDASKAARLAELVRSPSLEPHPVSGEVEVDWDYDAETRFRRLDQETLQALVALTELGIAFRLVYCVNDQEGGGDGWRVGEVTVAADNQPSPFSDFEGASTIAEAERQFREGKTATIHLNGGTSSRAQLAVNQEDDDDDDDDYWGRYDATPARTPAGDKRSPAPGPAGASSVSHNSRSDPYRSASAEDEYFAQYDQVQPAMDNHDPDEEAAAAAAHVIPPLGMGTTSTAGPAAASASAGANGTLAHPRPSEPTQRSGLLLPTNPADDDGEPAAARLLHPRPDSSASSNGSHTVARLEETAGRREASEFGVKQHVSRSIRSLYMLSRASGIDRDEFERIVKTELDVLGMMEDED; from the coding sequence ATGACAACCGCAACGACAaccaccacggccatgaCCACCGCGCTCCCCGCTCCAGACTACCACAGCCTCCTCACGCCTCTCCTCCCggccttgcccgccgccgctgcctccacTCAGCCCGCCACAAAGGTCCTCCCGCTGCTATCGCCCATCCTCCGCCAGCGCGTCCGGctcctcgcctcctcgccttcgtcttcctcctcgccctcttcttccGCGGAACcttggctgcggctgctctGCTACGATGCCTCCAAGgccgctcgcctcgccgagctcgtccgcAGCCCGAGCCTCGAGCCGCACCCCGTGtccggcgaggtcgaggtcgactgGGACTACGACGCTGAGACGcgcttccgccgcctcgaccaggAGACGctccaggccctcgtcgccctgacGGAGCTCGGAATCGCCTTCCGCCTGGTGTACTGCGTCAACGACCAggaagggggcggcgacgggtgGAGGGTCGGCGAGGTCACCGTGGCGGCGGACAACCAGCCCTCGCCGTTTTCCGACTTTGAAGGCGCCTCCACCAttgccgaggcggagaggcAGTTCAGggagggcaagacggccacgATCCATCTCAACGGTGGCACCAGCAGTCGCGCTCAACTGGCCGTCAAccaagaagatgatgacgatgacgacgatgactaCTGGGGGCGGTACGATGCCACACCGGCTCGGACGCCGGCCGGAGACAAGCGCTCGCCAGCTCCaggcccggccggcgcctcctccgtctctcACAACAGCCGGTCCGATCCCTACCGCTCTGCCTCCGCAGAAGACGAGTACTTTGCGCAGTACGACCAGGTCCAGCCCGCCATGGACAACCACGAcccggacgaggaggccgccgccgccgcagcacaCGTCATTCCGCCCCTCGGCATGGGCACCACCTCCACGgccggcccagcagcagcatcagcatcagcaggcGCCAATGGCACCCTCGCCCACCCCCGGCCCAGCGAGCCGACCCAGCGCTCCGGCCTCCTGCTGCCCACCAacccggccgacgacgacggcgagcccgccgccgctcggcTCCTCCACCCGCGCCCAGACTCGAGCGCCAGCTCCAACGGCTCGCAcaccgtcgcccgcctcgaggagacggccggccggcgcgaggCCAGCGAGTTCGGCGTCAAGCAGCACGTCTCCCGCAGCATCAGGAGCCTGTACATGCTGTCCCGCGCCTCGGGCATCGACCGCGACGAGTTTGAGCGCATCGTCAAGACGgagctcgacgtcctcggcatgATGGAGGATGAGGACTGA
- the TPC1 gene encoding mitochondrial thiamine pyrophosphate transporter (EggNog:ENOG503NZKI~COG:C~TransMembrane:2 (i177-198o218-238i)): protein MSARQGRLKDEGTKLQVVSAGAVAGLVSRFVIAPLDVVKIRLQLQPYSLSDPLLPLRHAPAYRGTFATLDHIIRHEGFTALWKGNVPAELMYVCYTAVQFTTYRSATLFLQTALPTRLPDAAESFIAGAASGAAATTATYPLDLLRTRFAAQGRHRIYGSLREATWNIYRDEGPRGFYRGLAPAVGQIIPFMGIFFVMYEGLRVRLAGLNMPWGSGDATAGVVGSVIAKTAVFPLDLVRKRIQVQGPTRRHYVYNDIPEYTTALRGIRTIAQTEGIRGLYKGLPISLIKTAPVSAITLWTYERTLKLMISFDSRRETLPL from the exons ATGTCGGCACGACAAGGTCGCCTCAAGGATGAG GGTACCAAGCTCCAGGtcgtctcggccggcgccgtaGCCGGCTTGGTATCTCG ATTCGTGATCGCGCCCTTGGACGTTGTCAAGATCCGTCTTCAGCTCCAGCCATATTCCCTGTCCgaccccctcctccccctgcGCCACGCCCCGGCCTATCGCGGCACCTTTGCCACCCTCGATCACATCATCCGCCATGAGGGCTTCACGGCCCTGTGGAAAGGAAACGTCCCTGCTGAGCTCATGTACGTCTGCTACACTGCGGTCCAGTTCACCACGTACCGCTCCGCGACTTTATTCCTCCAAACTGCGCTGCCCACACGCCTCccggacgccgccgagagcttcatcgcgggcgccgcatcgggcgccgcggccaccaccgcgacaTACCCCCTCGACCTCTTGCGGACACGCTTCGCCGCACAGGGCCGGCACCGGATCTATGGATCGCTCCGGGAAGCGACGTGGAACATTTATCGAGACGAGGGACCCCGGGGCTTCTACCGGGGCCTGGCCCCCGCGGTGGGCCAGATCATACCATTCATGggcatcttcttcgtcaTGTACGAAGGCCTTCGGGTgcggctcgccggcctgAATATGCCTtggggcagcggcgatgctaccgccggcgtcgtgggcagCGTCATCGCCAAGACGGCCGTCTTTCCGCTCGACCTGGTACGGAAGCGCATCCAGGTCCAGGGCCCCACGCGACGCCACTACGTCTACAACGACATTCCCGAGTACACCACGGCTCTGCGCGGCATCAGGACGATTGCGCAGACGGAGGGCATAAGGGGGCTTTACAAGGGGCTACCCATCAGCCTCATCAAAACGGCGCCCGTAAGCGCCATCACACTGTGGACGTACGAGCGCACCCTGAAACTCATGATTAGCTTTGATTCGCGCCGCGAGACGCTACCATTATAG
- the TPC1 gene encoding mitochondrial thiamine pyrophosphate transporter, variant 2 (TransMembrane:2 (i87-108o128-148i)~COG:C~EggNog:ENOG503NZKI), whose product MYVCYTAVQFTTYRSATLFLQTALPTRLPDAAESFIAGAASGAAATTATYPLDLLRTRFAAQGRHRIYGSLREATWNIYRDEGPRGFYRGLAPAVGQIIPFMGIFFVMYEGLRVRLAGLNMPWGSGDATAGVVGSVIAKTAVFPLDLVRKRIQVQGPTRRHYVYNDIPEYTTALRGIRTIAQTEGIRGLYKGLPISLIKTAPVSAITLWTYERTLKLMISFDSRRETLPL is encoded by the coding sequence ATGTACGTCTGCTACACTGCGGTCCAGTTCACCACGTACCGCTCCGCGACTTTATTCCTCCAAACTGCGCTGCCCACACGCCTCccggacgccgccgagagcttcatcgcgggcgccgcatcgggcgccgcggccaccaccgcgacaTACCCCCTCGACCTCTTGCGGACACGCTTCGCCGCACAGGGCCGGCACCGGATCTATGGATCGCTCCGGGAAGCGACGTGGAACATTTATCGAGACGAGGGACCCCGGGGCTTCTACCGGGGCCTGGCCCCCGCGGTGGGCCAGATCATACCATTCATGggcatcttcttcgtcaTGTACGAAGGCCTTCGGGTgcggctcgccggcctgAATATGCCTtggggcagcggcgatgctaccgccggcgtcgtgggcagCGTCATCGCCAAGACGGCCGTCTTTCCGCTCGACCTGGTACGGAAGCGCATCCAGGTCCAGGGCCCCACGCGACGCCACTACGTCTACAACGACATTCCCGAGTACACCACGGCTCTGCGCGGCATCAGGACGATTGCGCAGACGGAGGGCATAAGGGGGCTTTACAAGGGGCTACCCATCAGCCTCATCAAAACGGCGCCCGTAAGCGCCATCACACTGTGGACGTACGAGCGCACCCTGAAACTCATGATTAGCTTTGATTCGCGCCGCGAGACGCTACCATTATAG
- the URH1 gene encoding Uridine nucleosidase (EggNog:ENOG503NY3R~BUSCO:EOG09262WQX~COG:F), giving the protein MTIAQIPVWLDCDPGHDDVFAILLAAYHPRIKLLGISTVFGNASLEHTTHNAASVLTALGKHRDIPLHVGLGKALERPALHAPTDIHGDSGLDGTELLPAPRCAPSPVPAVEAMAAALRLQAPGTAWVVATGALTNVGALFRAHPDLVPHVRGLSLMGGSFGGGFSDAPMGRVDNAERIGNVTPWAEFNILVDPEAAADVFHNPAIARKTTVVPLDLSHQVLATDDVHRLLLYGDKAAAASASTSASASAASTEPSAPTAPAPGKSTLRTMLVELLYFFAKTYSDVFGITQGPPLHDPIAVAAVLTGTDDEIPFSEWDEARSAPPQHAERFDVRVVTEGTFEEAKLGLKQTGRTIATPLPPGSEGVRIPRAMDVAKFWKVIEECIQRADTVNEGLQQ; this is encoded by the exons ATGACTATCGCGCAGATCCCCGTCTGGCTGGACTGCGATCCCGGTCACGAT GACGTCTTCGCCATCCTGCTCGCGGCATATCACCCGCGCATCAAGCTGCTCGGCATCTCTACAGTCTTTGGCAATGCCTCGCTAGA ACACACCACGCAcaacgccgcctccgtcctcACAGCCCTCGGCAAGCACCGCGACATCCCCCtccacgtcggcctcggcaaggccctcgagcgcccCGCGCTGCACGCCCCGACCGACATCCACGGCGACtcgggcctcgacggcaccgagctgctccccgcgccgcgctgcgcgccctcgcccgtccccgccgtcgaggccatggccgccgccctccgcctccagGCCCCCGGCACCGCCTGGGTCGTCGCCACGGGCGCCCTCACcaacgtcggcgccctcttcCGCGCCCACCCGGACCTCGTCCCCCACGTCCGCGGCCTGAGCCTCATGGGCGGctcctttggcggcggcttctccgaCGCGCCCATGGGCAGGGTCGACAACGCCGAGCGCATCGGCAACGTCACCCCCTGGGCCGAGTtcaacatcctcgtcgaccccgaggccgccgctgacgTCTTCCACAACCCGGCCATCGCCCGCAAGACGACCGTCGTGCCCCTCGACCTGAGCCACCAGGTCctcgccaccgacgacgtcCACCGCCTACTGCTCTATGgggacaaggccgccgccgcttccgcttccacctccgcctccgcctccgccgcgtcAACGGAGCCAAGTGCTCCCACCGCCCCAGCCCCCGGCAAGTCGACGCTGCGCACcatgctcgtcgagctgctctACTTTTTCGCAAAGACATATTC AGACGTCTTCGGCATCACCCaagggccgccgctgcacgatcccatcgccgtcgccgccgttctcaccggcaccgacgacgagatccCCTTCTCCGAGTGGGACGAGGCCAGGAGCGCCCCACCGCAGCACGCCGAGCGCTTCGACGTCCGCGTCGTCACCGAAGGCACcttcgaggaggccaagctGGGCCTCAAGCAGACGGGGCGCACCATCGccacgccgctgcccccGGGGTCCGAAGGCGTGCGCATCCCGCGCGCCATGGACGTCGCCAAGTTTTGGAAGGTCATCGAGGAATGCATCCAGCGGGCCGACACCGTCAACGAGGGGCTGCAGCAGTAA
- the URH1 gene encoding Uridine nucleosidase (EggNog:ENOG503NY3R~COG:F), whose product MAAALRLQAPGTAWVVATGALTNVGALFRAHPDLVPHVRGLSLMGGSFGGGFSDAPMGRVDNAERIGNVTPWAEFNILVDPEAAADVFHNPAIARKTTVVPLDLSHQVLATDDVHRLLLYGDKAAAASASTSASASAASTEPSAPTAPAPGKSTLRTMLVELLYFFAKTYSDVFGITQGPPLHDPIAVAAVLTGTDDEIPFSEWDEARSAPPQHAERFDVRVVTEGTFEEAKLGLKQTGRTIATPLPPGSEGVRIPRAMDVAKFWKVIEECIQRADTVNEGLQQ is encoded by the exons atggccgccgccctccgcctccagGCCCCCGGCACCGCCTGGGTCGTCGCCACGGGCGCCCTCACcaacgtcggcgccctcttcCGCGCCCACCCGGACCTCGTCCCCCACGTCCGCGGCCTGAGCCTCATGGGCGGctcctttggcggcggcttctccgaCGCGCCCATGGGCAGGGTCGACAACGCCGAGCGCATCGGCAACGTCACCCCCTGGGCCGAGTtcaacatcctcgtcgaccccgaggccgccgctgacgTCTTCCACAACCCGGCCATCGCCCGCAAGACGACCGTCGTGCCCCTCGACCTGAGCCACCAGGTCctcgccaccgacgacgtcCACCGCCTACTGCTCTATGgggacaaggccgccgccgcttccgcttccacctccgcctccgcctccgccgcgtcAACGGAGCCAAGTGCTCCCACCGCCCCAGCCCCCGGCAAGTCGACGCTGCGCACcatgctcgtcgagctgctctACTTTTTCGCAAAGACATATTC AGACGTCTTCGGCATCACCCaagggccgccgctgcacgatcccatcgccgtcgccgccgttctcaccggcaccgacgacgagatccCCTTCTCCGAGTGGGACGAGGCCAGGAGCGCCCCACCGCAGCACGCCGAGCGCTTCGACGTCCGCGTCGTCACCGAAGGCACcttcgaggaggccaagctGGGCCTCAAGCAGACGGGGCGCACCATCGccacgccgctgcccccGGGGTCCGAAGGCGTGCGCATCCCGCGCGCCATGGACGTCGCCAAGTTTTGGAAGGTCATCGAGGAATGCATCCAGCGGGCCGACACCGTCAACGAGGGGCTGCAGCAGTAA